ACGCTTTTGAAGCATTCCAATCTAAATCATATACCAATTATAAAGAGATAGCTGTTAGTACCTTTAGAGAACATGAATATTTTTATATTGAAGTAGCTGATAATGGGGATGTCATTCCAGAAGACATGAGAAAAAAGATTTTTGATAAGGGCTTTTCTACGAAAACCAGCAAAAAAAGTGACCATGGTTTTGGACTATACATTATCAAACAGCTAGTTGAAAAAAATAATGGAAATATATATGTGGAAAGCACTGCAGAAAACACTAAATTTTTAGTAAAATTTAAGATAGAAGGATAAATAAATGGATGAACTTATAGGATCTATAGTAAAGAAAATTTCTGAAACAAACCCACAATTTTCTGATTTGGAACTAAAAAAGATGGAATATGGCTTACTTTGTATTTTTGATGAAATAACAAAAATTATTCCATATTTTATTATATTCTGGCTGCTTTCACTTCAAAAATACTACATAATTATTCTCATATTTTTCTGTCCCATTAGATTATTTTCAGGTGGATATCATGCAAAAACTTACTGGGGATGCTTCTTTATTAGCTTTATTATATTTTTAGGAATGATTATTATAGGTAAGTATATTTCATTTAATAGTATTATCTTAATACCCTTATTAATTATTTCATTTATATTTGTTTGCATTTTTGCTCCAGTAGACAACTTTAATAAAAGAATAAAAAGTAAAGAACGAAGAAGGAAGCTTAAATACATTTCTATAATAATTACTTTCCTATTAATTGTATCATGCTACTTCATACCATATAGATTCTTAAATACTGCTGTAATATCAATTTTAGGTGCAGTAATAATGATGATGATTGGTAAAATAAATAACGACAACATTCCTAGTAATTAGCAACCATATAAGAACAGTTTGAAGACTTGCTAACACTTTTTATGTGTTACATTAAATAAGGAGATAGCAGATACAATTCTTGGGAATTATATTTGCTATCTCCACATAACGCTTGTATTCAAATCTAAAAATAAAATTGATTTATCCAGATTAGGGTTTCTGTCAAAATGCATATCAGTCCATTTACATATAACACTTTTATAATCAAACAATATATCACTTTTAGCATCTCCATACTCTTTTGCAAGAAATTCTATGCTAGGAATTGAACTTTGAATACCCTCTCCTATCTTTGTTCCATTTAAATTTACAAAACCTGCATATGGGTCAGATAACTGTTGATTAACTTTAATCTGTTCTGATAAGTTCCCATACTCAGCACAGTTGTATACACATAATTGTGGTTGAAATCCATACTTATCATCAATTTCTTTGAATTTCAGTGCTAATTTCATTAAATACATGGCATTTCTTGTAGTTGAAATTCCAACTTTCAATTTGTAATCAAAATAAATCATACTATCTCTATAATATTCAGAAAAGTGATAATTTTTAACCTTTGAGTCTTTATGGTTTGCCATTTCACCTAACTCTAAATCGTGAGTAGATATAAATCCCAAGTTTCCAGTTCTACTTAATTGTCTTACTAAAATCATAGCTCCTGTATGCCTGTCTTTTGAATTAGTTCCTTTAAAAATTTCATCTAATAAAAATAATACTTTTTTCCCTTCTTTTGAAGCTTTAACAATATTTTTGATTTTTAATATTTCTGCATAAAAAGAAGATATATTTTGTCCTAGATTATCATCTATTCTCATACAACTATATATATCCATAATAGTACAGCAAAATCGATTTGCACATACAGGAGCCCCAGCGTATGCTAATACAATGTTAATTCCTATTTTTTGCTTCTAGCATCAGTAAACATAAAATTCCTCCCCATTCCTAACTATTAAAACTTAATATGAGAACACATTATAAAATTATAAAATAATAAATTCATCATTTAAATCAATTTTATCACACCAATTTCATACAATACATATTCAAAATAGAATTACATTGTAAATATAAATTTTTTATCATTTATAGTAAAATAAGTGCAAATGCCAACCTTATAATAGTTTAACACTTGCATTTATACAGTACCAACGCTATATTTTTTTAATAATAAACTTAAATAAGCGATTCATACAAGCTTATTAAATCTTCAACGCTTGTTTCTTTTGGATTACCAGGTCTGCACGCATCATCATAAGCAGACTGTGCTAAGAAAGGGATATCCTCTCTCTTTACAATATTTTTTAAGTTTGTAGGAATTCCAACATCCTCGGCTAGTTTTTTAACTGCATCTACAGCAGCCTTTCTGTATTCTTCTACACTCATATTCTCAGTTCCTGTAACTCCCATAGCCTGTGCTATATATTTGTATTTATCGCCAGTTGCTTCTGCATTATATTCCATAACAGTTGGTAAGATAATTGCATTAGCAATGCCATGAGGTGTATCATAAAACGCTCCAAGTGGGTGTGCCATAGAATGCACAATACCCAGTCCTACATTAGAAAATCCCATACCAGCTATATACTGACCAAGTGCCATTCCTTCTCTACCTTCTTGTGTATTATCAACTGCACCTCTTAAAGAACGTGAAATAATTTCAATTGCTTTCAAGTGAAACATATCAGATAGCTCCCATGCTCCTGCTGTTATGAATCCCTCAATAGCATGTGTCAGTGCATCCATACCTGTCGCTGCTGTTAAACCTTTTGGCATAGATGACATCATATCAGGATCAATTATTGCAACAACTGGTATATCATGTGGATCTACACATACCATTTTACGGTTTTTCTCTGTATCAGTAATAACGTAATTAATTGTTGTCTCTGCTGCAGTACCTGCTGTAGTTGGAACTGCGATAATAGGAATACTCTTATTCTTAGTCTTAGCAGCACCTTCCAAGCTTCTTACATCAGCAAAATCAGGATTTTTTACAATAACGCCTACCGCTTTTGCAGTATCTATTGATGAACCACCACCAATAGCAATAATATAATCAGCACCACATGCCTTAAAAGCCCTTACGCCAGTTTGAACATTTTCAATAGTTGGATTTGGCTTAATTTTAGAATATACTTCATATACTAATCCGTTTTTATCTAATACATCCAGTACTTTTTTAGTTACATTAAATTTAATTAAGTCAGGATCTGAACATACAAATGCTTTTTTAAATCCTCTTATTTTTGCTTCATCAGCAATACTATTAATAGCACCTATTCCATGATATGATGTTTCGTTTAAAACAAATCTATTTATCATAGTTTTTTCCTCCAATTAATATTCATAATAAGAAAGTTCTACATTACTTTTTATTAGTATTTCTTTATATCTAATTTCACACTAACTTAATATTTGTCTATTCAATTGTTATCATTGTTCTTACAACAACCCTAATTCTTTCATAACCTGATTTATATTAAATTTAGTTTTCTCATCTAATGACAAAGCTGGTAAAATTTCAAATTTATCTTCTCCAATAATTCTAGAATAAGCAGCTTGTTTACAAGCTAAATAGATAGGTTTACTAAAACTATAGATTTTCATAGCATCATTCATCTTTGATGCATATTCCTTACATTTTTTTATATCACCTTTCATAAATGACTGATAAGTATTAACTGTGAATTCTGGAGCAAAATTTGCAGTTGCATTGATAAATCCATCTGCTCCAAGATTTAATGCGTCATATGCTAAATTTTCATACGCAGCATATACAACAAAATCTGGATTTATATCTTTAATTTTAACAATAGTTTTAATATGCTCTAAATCATTTAATGATTCTTTAATTCCAGTCACATTGCTATTATTTTGTACAATAGCCTTTACAACATCTGCACTAAAATTGTATCCACTTAAATCAGGTATATTGTAAATAAGTACTGGTAGATCCGTAGATTTTGCAATTTTATCATAATAAGCAATTATCATATCATCTGTATATATATTAAAATATGGATTTACTACTAGAACACTGTCAACTTCTAATTTTTCAACATATTTAATCATATCTAATGTATCTAATAAATTACATTCTCCAACCCCTACAATAACCTTAGCTCTACTTTGTACATAGGGTACCATTACATCAAGAATTTCTTTCTTCTGTTTGATATTCATAGAAGAAAATTCTCCAGATGTACCAAGATAAGTAATTCCATCAACTCCACTTTTTATTAAATAGTCAGCTTGTTTTTTATTTGCTTCCACATCAAAATTTCCATCTTTATCAAAAATAGAAATAATAGGTGGGTAAACTCCTTTTAAATTAACCATTTCAGTCCTTCTTTCTATCTCATTTTACATCACCTAATTGGTAAGATAATAAATGTGATACTGATAGCATTTTTTTTATAATATGTTCCTTTTTAGATAACATTCTCTGTTTTGGACCTGAAGCACTCAATGCAGCTATAACACGTTTTGATGCATCAAAAACTGGCACTGCAATACAATAAAGTCCTTCTTCAATTTCTTCATCATCAATAGCATAACCTTGACTTTTAAAAGAAACTAATTGCTTTAACAATGCTTCTTTAGATGTTGCTGTATTATTTGTGAATTTTTTAAAATCAAGATTATTTAATATTAACGACCTTTCATCAGTATCCATAAATGCTAAAAAAACTTTACCCAATCCTGTACAATAGATAGGTTTTCTACTTCCAATTTGTGCATTTGTTGTTACCGTTTTATAACTATTTGCTTTAGCAACGTAAGTAACCTCTTCTTTAAATAGAACAGCCATAAAAATTGTCTCTTCTAACTCTTCCATTGTTTCCTCTAATAAAGGTTGCGCTATTTTATTAATGCTCATATGTGAAGATGCACTTTTTCCCAACTGAATCAATTTGGGACCAAGCATATACCTTTTCATTTCATCAATATATAAATAACCATTCTCTAAAAGAGTTTTTAATAAAGCATGGGTGCTACTAGCTGCATACCCTAGTTGTGTACTGATTTCATTAATTGTTTGTCCATCAGGATATGCGGATAAATGCTCAAAAATTCGTAACACTCTTTCAGCAGATTTTACAGCCATAAACTATCATCCTCTCAAATTATTCATGTATGTATATTAAATTCATGTACATATTAAATTTACTATTTTTCATCTATACTTGTCAATTAAATTAATAAAATAGATTTAACTAATGTATAGATTACAATAGAATTTAAAAATGAGAAGAATACATCAGGGAACAAATTCAAAACCATTCATTCCCCGATTATTAATATAGCTCCTAAAATCTGAGTAATTTTCTAACAACTATTATTTTAATATCTATATTCTCTGTCCCTTTTTAATTTCAATTAAACCATGTTCTCTGTTAAGAGTAACACCAAATCCTGGCTTATCTCTTACTACTAATTTACCATTTGTAGGAACTTGTTCATCTAACAATAATGGGTAAAATTGTGGTATAACTGCATCAGCATCCGGACTCATGATTAAATATTCAGTAAATGGTGAATTAGTCTGTGAAGTTACAAAGTGGTGTGAATAAGGACCTGAGCCATGAGGAATAACCATTTTGCCATAGGCCTTAGCTAAATCACCAATTTTCTTTAATTCAGTCATACCTCCACACCATGTAACATCTGGCTGAATTATATCAATATCACACATCTCCATTAACATTCTGAACCCATACCTTGTAGCTTCATGTTCCCCTCCAGTTACCATCATATTATTAGGAGCTGATTTCTTTAAATCTCTATAAGCCCAGTAGTCATCAGGGTTAAAACATTCCTCTATCCATTTAAGATCGTATTCTGCTGATTTTTGCATTAATTTCTTAGCATATGGAAGATCTAATGCCATCCAACAATCCCACATTAACCAGAATTCATCACCACATTCTTCTCTATATTTAGCAAGACGTTCTATATTTTTCTTAAGTCCTTCTTCACCATCTGCTTGTCCATAAATTAGTGGTAATTTCCCTCCTATAAATCCTTTTTCTTTTGCAAGATCTGGACGAGGTCCTGTTGCATAAAAGTTTAATTCATCTCTAACTTTTCCTCCTAGCATAGCATATACTGGTTCCTGCCTTAATTGTCCAAGCAAGTCCCAAAGAGCTAAATCTACTGCAGAAATAGCATTCATGACAACTCCTTTACGTCCATAATACATAGTTGATTTGTACATTTGATCCCAAATTTTCTCTATATTTTCAACAGGTTGTCCTACAACAAATCTATCTAAGTGATTCATAACAATCCAAGCTGCAGGATATCCTCCAGTTGATACTGCAAAACCTACAACACCATTATCTGCTTCTACTTCAACTACCAATGATTTAAGTGCATTGATACCAAAACTTGTTCTAGTCATTTTATATTCTGGATAAACACTCATTGGTGTAGCTATTTGATTAACTATCCAATGACTTTGCTTTTGATCGTGATAATCTGCTCCACCACCTTCTACAACATATGCTCTTATTTCTTTAATTTTTCTTCCCATTGTACCAAATTCCATATAAAATCACTCCTTTTTTTATTATATATAATATTTATTTTTAACAAACTATACTTTAAGCTTCTATGCTTCCT
The genomic region above belongs to Clostridium sp. AWRP and contains:
- a CDS encoding dihydrodipicolinate synthase family protein, producing MVNLKGVYPPIISIFDKDGNFDVEANKKQADYLIKSGVDGITYLGTSGEFSSMNIKQKKEILDVMVPYVQSRAKVIVGVGECNLLDTLDMIKYVEKLEVDSVLVVNPYFNIYTDDMIIAYYDKIAKSTDLPVLIYNIPDLSGYNFSADVVKAIVQNNSNVTGIKESLNDLEHIKTIVKIKDINPDFVVYAAYENLAYDALNLGADGFINATANFAPEFTVNTYQSFMKGDIKKCKEYASKMNDAMKIYSFSKPIYLACKQAAYSRIIGEDKFEILPALSLDEKTKFNINQVMKELGLL
- the rhmD gene encoding L-rhamnonate dehydratase, producing MEFGTMGRKIKEIRAYVVEGGGADYHDQKQSHWIVNQIATPMSVYPEYKMTRTSFGINALKSLVVEVEADNGVVGFAVSTGGYPAAWIVMNHLDRFVVGQPVENIEKIWDQMYKSTMYYGRKGVVMNAISAVDLALWDLLGQLRQEPVYAMLGGKVRDELNFYATGPRPDLAKEKGFIGGKLPLIYGQADGEEGLKKNIERLAKYREECGDEFWLMWDCWMALDLPYAKKLMQKSAEYDLKWIEECFNPDDYWAYRDLKKSAPNNMMVTGGEHEATRYGFRMLMEMCDIDIIQPDVTWCGGMTELKKIGDLAKAYGKMVIPHGSGPYSHHFVTSQTNSPFTEYLIMSPDADAVIPQFYPLLLDEQVPTNGKLVVRDKPGFGVTLNREHGLIEIKKGQRI
- a CDS encoding accessory gene regulator B family protein, giving the protein MDELIGSIVKKISETNPQFSDLELKKMEYGLLCIFDEITKIIPYFIIFWLLSLQKYYIIILIFFCPIRLFSGGYHAKTYWGCFFISFIIFLGMIIIGKYISFNSIILIPLLIISFIFVCIFAPVDNFNKRIKSKERRRKLKYISIIITFLLIVSCYFIPYRFLNTAVISILGAVIMMMIGKINNDNIPSN
- the fucO gene encoding lactaldehyde reductase, which produces MINRFVLNETSYHGIGAINSIADEAKIRGFKKAFVCSDPDLIKFNVTKKVLDVLDKNGLVYEVYSKIKPNPTIENVQTGVRAFKACGADYIIAIGGGSSIDTAKAVGVIVKNPDFADVRSLEGAAKTKNKSIPIIAVPTTAGTAAETTINYVITDTEKNRKMVCVDPHDIPVVAIIDPDMMSSMPKGLTAATGMDALTHAIEGFITAGAWELSDMFHLKAIEIISRSLRGAVDNTQEGREGMALGQYIAGMGFSNVGLGIVHSMAHPLGAFYDTPHGIANAIILPTVMEYNAEATGDKYKYIAQAMGVTGTENMSVEEYRKAAVDAVKKLAEDVGIPTNLKNIVKREDIPFLAQSAYDDACRPGNPKETSVEDLISLYESLI
- a CDS encoding IclR family transcriptional regulator yields the protein MAVKSAERVLRIFEHLSAYPDGQTINEISTQLGYAASSTHALLKTLLENGYLYIDEMKRYMLGPKLIQLGKSASSHMSINKIAQPLLEETMEELEETIFMAVLFKEEVTYVAKANSYKTVTTNAQIGSRKPIYCTGLGKVFLAFMDTDERSLILNNLDFKKFTNNTATSKEALLKQLVSFKSQGYAIDDEEIEEGLYCIAVPVFDASKRVIAALSASGPKQRMLSKKEHIIKKMLSVSHLLSYQLGDVK